The window AGGTAGCGGATCTTCGAGATCGAGATGTCCGGGAACTCCCGCTCGAGCTGCTTGCACACCGCGCCGATCGTGAGCGACTTCCCACCCGGCGGGGTGCCTGCCAGCGACGCCCGCTCGCGCAGGGACTCCGCGCTCTCCTCGGCAGAGGGGCGCTCCGGCCCCGTGCCCGGGCGGCGGCGGTTGGGTATGTCCACGTCCGGGTTCACTTCTCGAGATAGGTGAGCTTGTACTTGCCGACCTGCAGCTCGTCGCCGTCCACGAGCTTGTGCGACTCGATCCGGCGGCGGTTCACGTACGTGCCGTTCAGCGAACCGAGGTCATCGATGTAGAGGCCGTCGCGGCGGCGCACGAGAAGCGCGTGATTGCGCGACACAGTCACGTCGTCGAGGAAGACCTCTGCCTCGGGGCTGCGCCCGATCGTCATCCGCTCGCCCGAGATCGCGAAGCTCTCACCGGAGCGGCCCCCTCCCGATCGGATCACGAGCGCCGCGCCCTCGGCCACCACCGGCTCGAGATCCACGGGCTTGAGCTCGCCGGTCTCGTCGAGCTGGTAGGTGACGGTGGTGTCGCCCTCGGTCACGTCGCCAAGGTACGAACCGCACTTCTGGCAGTAGTTCGCGCCCTCGGCGTTGACAAAGCCGCACTCTGGACAGTGCATGAGGGCCTGTCAGTCGGCGGGGTCGGCCTCGTCACCCGGGTCGGGCATGCCCTTGCCGGCCAGGATGTCGGTGAGCTGCTGGACGTCCGCGCCGGTGATCACCGGCTCACCGACCTCGTGCTTCTTGCGCAGGCGGTTCACCAGCTCCGCGCGCAGGATGTCGATCTTGCCGTGCAGGATGCGACGGCGATACGACAGCTCCTGTTCCTCCTCCGTCAGCTGCTGGATCAGCTCCTTGAGCTCTTGATCCGTCAGCGCCCCGAGATCGGGAAAGGTCTCCATGCTCGGTCCCCTGGGTTGAATGGCGAGCCGCGAGTATAGCCCTACATTAAAGTCGAGCTTGAGTGTTTTGGTGCATGGCGTGCCAGCCGTCGCGGAAGTAGAGCGCCGTGGCCCACAGCGTCATGGCCAAGCCAAGGTAGAGGAGCGCGGTCGCCACCCACGTGTCGG is drawn from Thermoleophilaceae bacterium and contains these coding sequences:
- a CDS encoding FHA domain-containing protein, giving the protein MHCPECGFVNAEGANYCQKCGSYLGDVTEGDTTVTYQLDETGELKPVDLEPVVAEGAALVIRSGGGRSGESFAISGERMTIGRSPEAEVFLDDVTVSRNHALLVRRRDGLYIDDLGSLNGTYVNRRRIESHKLVDGDELQVGKYKLTYLEK